In the Adlercreutzia equolifaciens DSM 19450 genome, one interval contains:
- a CDS encoding FecCD family ABC transporter permease: protein MSRLRTSVFLIGGVIAVALAAGLSLFFGSTPIPPDQVLGALFSPDMANQEHVAILELRGPRTVGCILVGAAFAVAGAIMQGVTRNPLADSGLLGINAGGAFALALCLALLPGMSFAGVVGCSFVGAAFALAVVFGAVSFRRRNVDPVLLVLAGCAVGLFLTALAQGVAIFFNIGYSLTFWTAGGVAGIRADTLAMTAPFIVAALAASWVLARRVTVLSLGEEAASGLGVNVGKSRTLCLLVVLVLAGAAVALAGPVAFVGLMVPHMVRRFVGSDYRAVIPASMVGGALFMLLADVLARTLMAPSEIPIGIIFAIVGVPFFIWCARREASGLD from the coding sequence GTGTCGCGCTTGAGAACATCGGTCTTCCTGATCGGGGGAGTGATCGCGGTCGCGCTGGCTGCGGGGCTCTCCCTGTTCTTCGGCAGCACGCCCATCCCGCCCGACCAGGTGCTGGGTGCGCTCTTCTCGCCGGACATGGCGAATCAGGAGCACGTGGCCATCCTCGAGCTGCGCGGCCCGCGCACAGTGGGCTGCATCCTCGTGGGAGCGGCCTTTGCCGTGGCTGGCGCCATCATGCAGGGCGTCACCCGCAACCCCCTGGCCGACTCGGGGCTTCTCGGCATCAACGCCGGGGGCGCCTTCGCGCTGGCACTGTGCCTTGCGCTTCTGCCGGGCATGAGCTTCGCCGGGGTGGTGGGGTGCTCGTTTGTAGGTGCCGCCTTCGCTTTGGCCGTGGTCTTCGGGGCCGTGAGCTTCCGGCGGCGCAACGTGGATCCGGTGCTGCTGGTGCTGGCGGGCTGCGCCGTGGGGCTCTTCCTCACGGCGCTCGCCCAGGGCGTGGCCATCTTCTTCAACATCGGCTACTCGCTTACCTTCTGGACCGCCGGCGGCGTGGCCGGCATCCGTGCCGACACGCTGGCCATGACGGCGCCCTTCATCGTGGCGGCGCTGGCGGCCTCCTGGGTGCTGGCGCGGCGCGTGACGGTGCTCTCGCTGGGCGAGGAGGCCGCCTCAGGGCTCGGCGTGAACGTGGGGAAATCCCGTACGTTGTGCCTGCTCGTGGTACTCGTGCTGGCGGGCGCGGCCGTGGCGCTCGCGGGGCCGGTGGCCTTCGTGGGCCTCATGGTGCCGCACATGGTGCGCCGTTTCGTGGGATCGGACTACCGGGCCGTCATTCCCGCCTCCATGGTGGGCGGGGCGCTGTTTATGCTTTTGGCCGATGTGCTCGCCCGCACGCTCATGGCGCCGAGCGAAATTCCCATCGGCATCATCTTCGCCATCGTCGGCGTGCCGTTCTTCATCTGGTGCGCGCGGAGGGAGGCGAGCGGCCTTGACTGA
- a CDS encoding ABC transporter substrate-binding protein codes for MAPISRRTFAAFLATAVLTPVLGGCSSSTGSSAGGEGAATTDGGASGADAAAGAATRTVDTDKGPVEIPANPQTIVSDYYLGEFLAVDVKPVIASPYALNNPFLAGLCDGIEALNTTSAETSLEMIAEKQPDLIVTITEADYDKYAKIAPTVYIADGTRTDEDLFRYIADLVGKKDAAEAYIAEFNDKVATVKDEIVGIVGDRTVSILEVWPQDIYAMGSHFARGGSILYDMWGLKAPEAIQGPMVEGDEAYKVISVEALPDYAGDFICYGVLDGADSAYVDDSQLWKNLPAVKAGRLMPYEQVAFMHRDPITLTNQLETFTDFFRAHADTAA; via the coding sequence ATGGCCCCGATTTCCCGCCGCACTTTCGCGGCCTTCCTCGCTACTGCCGTCCTGACTCCCGTGCTCGGCGGCTGCTCCTCTTCTACCGGTTCCTCCGCAGGAGGGGAGGGCGCCGCTACGACCGACGGCGGCGCTTCCGGCGCCGATGCGGCCGCAGGCGCAGCCACGCGCACGGTGGACACCGACAAGGGGCCGGTGGAGATTCCCGCCAATCCCCAGACCATCGTGAGCGACTACTACCTCGGCGAGTTTCTGGCTGTGGACGTGAAACCGGTCATCGCGAGCCCCTATGCCCTGAACAACCCGTTCCTTGCGGGACTGTGCGACGGCATCGAAGCCCTGAACACCACCTCGGCTGAGACCTCGCTCGAGATGATCGCCGAGAAGCAGCCGGACCTCATCGTCACCATTACCGAGGCCGACTACGACAAGTACGCCAAGATCGCGCCGACGGTCTACATCGCCGACGGCACGCGCACGGACGAGGACCTGTTCCGCTACATCGCCGATTTGGTGGGCAAGAAGGACGCCGCCGAGGCCTATATCGCCGAGTTCAACGACAAGGTGGCCACGGTGAAAGACGAGATCGTGGGTATCGTGGGCGATCGTACCGTGTCCATCTTGGAGGTGTGGCCCCAGGATATCTACGCCATGGGCAGCCACTTCGCCCGCGGTGGTTCCATCCTCTACGATATGTGGGGGCTGAAGGCGCCCGAGGCCATCCAGGGCCCCATGGTGGAGGGCGACGAGGCCTACAAGGTGATCTCCGTGGAGGCGCTGCCCGACTACGCCGGCGACTTCATTTGCTACGGCGTGCTGGACGGCGCCGACTCGGCCTATGTGGATGACTCGCAGCTGTGGAAGAACCTGCCCGCCGTCAAGGCCGGGCGCCTCATGCCCTACGAGCAGGTGGCCTTCATGCACCGCGATCCCATTACGCTGACCAACCAGCTCGAGACCTTCACCGACTTCTTCCGCGCCCATGCGGACACGGCGGCCTAG
- a CDS encoding dihydroorotase, with translation MALMLKNARLIDPQIGLDEVADILIRDGKIVEVGHDLAMEKGVERDLAGKIVTPGLVDMHVHFRDPGQEQKEDIASGSRAAAHGGFTAVCTMPNTSPVIDDAVTVEYVKARAAAVGKCRVVVAGACSKDLKGEVLSDMGDMYAHGAPVFTDDGHGIQDAGMMRRVMDYANQFDTVVMAHCQDDSLVADGQVNEGVASTRLGMVGWPAEGEELEIARDIALCRLTGCPLHIQHITTKRGLDLVAAAKAEGLPVTCEVTPHHMFLTEDAITAEYQTALKVNPPLRTAEDAAALIEGLANGTIDAIVTDHAPHTDWEKDREFELAPFGMTGLETSLSLVLTHLVRAGVIDYGRMVEAMAVAPREILRQEPVKIEAGSVADLTVIDPEAAWTVEVGDFCSKANNSGFIGAELVGRATDVYVGGYATMEDSKIVE, from the coding sequence ATGGCATTGATGCTTAAGAACGCTCGTCTGATCGACCCCCAGATCGGCCTGGACGAAGTGGCCGACATCCTCATCCGCGACGGCAAGATCGTGGAGGTGGGACACGACCTCGCCATGGAGAAGGGCGTCGAGCGCGATCTTGCCGGCAAGATCGTCACTCCCGGCCTCGTGGACATGCACGTGCACTTCCGCGATCCGGGCCAGGAGCAGAAGGAGGACATCGCCTCTGGTTCCCGCGCGGCGGCCCACGGTGGTTTCACCGCGGTGTGCACCATGCCGAACACGAGCCCGGTGATCGACGACGCCGTGACCGTGGAATACGTGAAGGCCCGCGCCGCGGCCGTGGGGAAGTGCCGCGTCGTGGTGGCCGGCGCCTGCTCCAAGGACTTGAAGGGCGAGGTGCTCTCCGACATGGGCGATATGTACGCCCACGGCGCGCCCGTGTTCACCGACGACGGCCACGGCATCCAGGACGCCGGCATGATGCGCCGCGTCATGGACTACGCCAACCAGTTCGACACCGTCGTCATGGCTCACTGCCAGGACGACTCGCTTGTGGCCGACGGCCAGGTGAACGAGGGCGTGGCGAGCACGCGCCTCGGCATGGTGGGCTGGCCGGCCGAGGGCGAGGAGCTCGAGATCGCCCGCGACATCGCGCTCTGCCGTCTGACCGGGTGCCCTTTGCACATCCAGCACATCACCACCAAGCGCGGGCTCGATCTGGTGGCCGCCGCGAAGGCCGAGGGGCTGCCGGTGACTTGCGAGGTGACGCCGCACCACATGTTCCTCACCGAGGACGCCATCACTGCCGAGTACCAGACTGCGCTGAAGGTGAACCCGCCGCTGCGCACCGCCGAGGATGCCGCCGCGCTCATCGAGGGCCTCGCGAACGGCACCATCGACGCCATCGTCACCGATCACGCGCCCCACACCGATTGGGAGAAGGATCGCGAGTTCGAGCTGGCGCCCTTCGGCATGACGGGCCTTGAGACCTCGCTCTCCCTGGTGCTCACGCATCTCGTGCGCGCCGGCGTCATCGACTACGGCCGCATGGTTGAGGCCATGGCCGTCGCCCCGCGCGAGATCCTGCGCCAGGAGCCGGTGAAGATCGAGGCCGGCAGCGTGGCCGACCTCACGGTCATCGACCCTGAGGCCGCCTGGACCGTGGAGGTGGGCGACTTCTGCTCCAAGGCCAACAACTCCGGCTTCATCGGAGCCGAGCTTGTCGGCCGTGCCACCGACGTCTACGTCGGCGGCTACGCCACCATGGAGGACAGCAAGATCGTCGAGTAG
- a CDS encoding ABC transporter ATP-binding protein, with protein sequence MKKNAADFRDSSCEDAPRASEVGGESLFCETCDRTCERFAGAALRGEAVSVGYGDRVIIKPMNVAVPAGEITSIIGPNGCGKSTLLKALSRTMPLRGGAVYLNGTAIATMPTAEVARQMALLPQSPQAPAGLTVGELVALGRYPHQRGFGRLTDDDRRIIDWALSITHLDGLAERPIDALSGGQRQRAWIAMALAQDTGLILLDEPTTYLDMAHQLEVLELLQTLNRDEGKTIALVIHELNLAARFSDWMIALKSGAIRGAGTPKEVMTPALLREVFGLDALIEPDPWTGRPSLVSYRLAGEEC encoded by the coding sequence GTGAAGAAGAACGCAGCGGATTTCCGCGATTCCTCCTGCGAGGATGCTCCCAGGGCATCCGAAGTTGGCGGCGAGTCCCTGTTCTGCGAGACCTGCGACCGCACTTGCGAGCGCTTCGCCGGCGCGGCCCTGCGCGGCGAGGCCGTGTCGGTGGGCTACGGCGATCGCGTCATCATCAAGCCCATGAACGTGGCCGTGCCCGCTGGGGAGATCACCTCCATCATCGGGCCGAACGGCTGCGGGAAATCCACGCTTCTGAAGGCGCTCTCGCGCACCATGCCCCTGCGCGGCGGCGCGGTGTATCTGAACGGGACGGCCATCGCGACGATGCCCACGGCCGAGGTCGCCCGTCAGATGGCCCTGCTTCCCCAGTCGCCCCAGGCACCGGCTGGGCTCACCGTGGGCGAGCTGGTAGCCCTTGGCCGCTACCCGCACCAGAGGGGCTTCGGGCGCCTGACCGACGACGATAGGCGCATCATCGACTGGGCCCTTTCCATCACGCACTTGGACGGCCTGGCCGAGCGCCCCATCGACGCGCTTTCCGGCGGCCAGCGCCAGCGGGCCTGGATCGCCATGGCGCTCGCCCAGGACACGGGCCTCATCCTTCTGGACGAGCCCACCACCTATCTGGACATGGCCCACCAGCTGGAGGTGCTGGAACTGCTGCAAACGCTCAACCGCGACGAGGGCAAGACCATCGCGCTCGTCATCCACGAGCTGAACCTGGCCGCCCGCTTCTCCGACTGGATGATCGCCCTGAAATCCGGCGCCATCCGCGGCGCGGGCACGCCTAAGGAGGTCATGACCCCGGCTCTTTTGCGCGAGGTCTTCGGCCTGGACGCCCTCATCGAGCCCGACCCCTGGACCGGCCGCCCCAGCCTCGTGAGCTACCGCCTGGCGGGGGAGGAGTGCTAG
- the carA gene encoding glutamine-hydrolyzing carbamoyl-phosphate synthase small subunit yields MSKIAEKMRAATSKPAGAPAVLVLEDGAVFVGTSCGAPGEAFGEICFNTSMEGYLEIVTDPSYAGQIVVLTYPQVGNYGVNADDAQAEHPALRALVVRDMCPTPSSWRSQESLGDYLAREGVVAIEGVDTRALVRHIRDHGAQRAVVSTEDTDVAALLAKVRQSPSLVGENQVVGVSCDGAYSYTAANLPVSHSFALSAPVEPLFKVVVYHCGVKRSILDGLVASGCELTVVPWDTPAEEVLAMNPDGVFLSNGPGDPEAVGETYRQAEKLLGKVPLFGICLGHQMMAKAASAEIDKLKFGHHGGNHPVQNLLTGRVEVTAQNHGFCPRFQSLGALIPELSGGATEHVEDLREWGRKGVAPVVANERFGRIRLTHVNLDDGTAEGFAFLDVPAFSVQYHPEAAPGPTDAHYLFTAFARLMEGREDYLDIDIATDRLSGWKFGADTEGEVA; encoded by the coding sequence TTGAGCAAGATTGCGGAAAAGATGCGGGCGGCCACCTCGAAGCCTGCGGGAGCGCCGGCGGTGCTCGTATTGGAGGACGGCGCGGTGTTCGTCGGCACCTCCTGCGGGGCGCCCGGCGAGGCCTTCGGAGAGATCTGCTTCAACACCTCGATGGAAGGCTATTTGGAAATCGTCACCGATCCCTCCTATGCGGGGCAGATCGTGGTGCTCACCTATCCGCAGGTGGGCAACTACGGCGTGAACGCCGACGACGCCCAGGCGGAGCATCCGGCCCTGCGGGCGCTCGTGGTGCGCGACATGTGCCCCACGCCCTCCAGCTGGCGCAGCCAGGAGAGCCTCGGCGATTATCTGGCGCGCGAGGGCGTCGTGGCCATCGAGGGCGTCGACACCCGCGCGCTCGTGCGCCATATCCGCGACCATGGCGCCCAGCGGGCCGTCGTTTCCACCGAGGACACCGATGTCGCCGCGCTGCTCGCGAAGGTGCGCCAGAGCCCGTCACTGGTGGGCGAGAACCAGGTCGTTGGCGTATCTTGCGACGGCGCCTACTCCTACACCGCCGCGAACCTGCCCGTCTCCCATAGCTTCGCCCTTTCCGCTCCCGTCGAGCCCCTCTTCAAAGTGGTCGTCTACCACTGCGGCGTGAAGCGCTCCATCCTGGACGGTCTGGTGGCCTCGGGCTGCGAGCTTACGGTGGTGCCCTGGGACACCCCGGCCGAAGAGGTGCTGGCGATGAATCCCGACGGCGTGTTCCTTTCCAACGGCCCGGGCGACCCGGAGGCGGTGGGGGAGACCTACCGACAGGCGGAGAAGCTGCTGGGGAAGGTGCCGCTGTTCGGCATCTGCCTCGGGCACCAGATGATGGCCAAGGCTGCGAGCGCGGAAATCGACAAGCTGAAGTTCGGCCATCACGGCGGCAACCATCCGGTACAGAACCTGCTCACGGGACGGGTAGAGGTGACGGCCCAGAACCACGGCTTCTGCCCCCGCTTCCAAAGCTTGGGCGCGCTGATCCCCGAGCTTTCCGGCGGCGCGACCGAGCATGTGGAGGATCTGCGCGAGTGGGGCCGCAAGGGCGTCGCCCCCGTCGTGGCCAACGAGCGCTTCGGGCGCATTCGGCTCACCCATGTGAACCTCGACGACGGCACCGCCGAGGGCTTCGCCTTCCTGGATGTGCCGGCCTTCAGCGTGCAGTACCACCCGGAGGCGGCCCCCGGTCCCACCGACGCCCACTACCTGTTCACCGCCTTCGCGCGCCTTATGGAGGGACGCGAGGACTACCTGGACATCGACATCGCGACCGACCGCCTGTCCGGTTGGAAGTTCGGAGCTGACACGGAAGGGGAGGTGGCGTAA
- a CDS encoding FecCD family ABC transporter permease yields MTERRKRLRTSAVLVILAALALVALWCDINAGYRSISLEELGQILSGTASQSLTYTLVDLRLPRVLTSLLVGVGLSLSGCLLQGISRNDMADPGVLGINAGAGLLVAAFIVFVPAGLFPSAVALPVLAFAGSAAVAFLGWRLSVVRGASSPRRLLLIGVALATGLSSATSLLMLRMSDGDYAFVQNWIAGSIWGASWENVAILAVGLALLVAGALYASRTLNVLGLGEAAATGLGVNVPRARAALTAVAVGASGLACAVGGGLTFVGLVCPHIARRLVGPNFRVLVPATVLVGAVLMLLADIISRTLLAPNEIPVGIVAAVIGAPYFLYLLAKS; encoded by the coding sequence TTGACTGAGCGGAGAAAACGGCTGCGCACGAGTGCGGTGCTGGTGATCCTAGCCGCACTGGCGCTGGTGGCCCTGTGGTGCGACATCAACGCCGGCTACCGCAGCATCTCGTTGGAGGAGCTGGGGCAGATCCTTTCCGGCACGGCGAGCCAGAGCCTCACCTACACCCTGGTGGACTTGCGCCTGCCCCGGGTGCTCACCTCGCTTTTGGTGGGCGTGGGGCTGTCGCTTTCCGGATGCCTTCTGCAAGGCATCTCCCGCAACGACATGGCCGACCCGGGCGTACTCGGCATCAACGCCGGCGCTGGGCTGCTCGTGGCCGCCTTCATCGTCTTCGTGCCCGCGGGGCTCTTCCCCTCCGCGGTGGCCCTGCCGGTGCTCGCCTTCGCGGGCTCGGCGGCCGTGGCCTTCCTCGGCTGGCGGCTTTCGGTGGTGCGCGGGGCCTCCAGCCCGCGGAGGCTGCTGCTCATCGGCGTCGCTTTGGCCACGGGGCTCTCCAGCGCCACGTCGCTGCTCATGCTGCGCATGTCCGATGGCGACTACGCCTTCGTGCAGAATTGGATCGCCGGCAGCATCTGGGGTGCCAGTTGGGAAAACGTGGCCATTCTCGCCGTGGGGCTGGCGTTGCTCGTGGCCGGTGCCCTCTATGCCTCGCGCACACTGAACGTGCTGGGGCTCGGCGAGGCGGCCGCCACGGGACTCGGCGTGAATGTGCCCCGGGCCCGCGCTGCCCTCACTGCCGTGGCCGTGGGGGCCTCGGGGCTCGCCTGCGCCGTGGGCGGTGGTCTCACCTTCGTGGGGCTCGTGTGCCCGCACATAGCGCGGCGCCTCGTGGGGCCGAACTTCCGGGTGCTCGTGCCCGCAACGGTGCTCGTGGGCGCGGTGCTCATGCTTCTGGCCGACATCATCTCGCGCACGCTGCTCGCCCCCAACGAGATTCCCGTCGGCATCGTGGCGGCGGTCATCGGCGCGCCCTATTTCCTGTACCTGCTGGCGAAATCCTAG
- a CDS encoding aspartate carbamoyltransferase catalytic subunit, translating to MAFDHKHLIDITEYSADDIMTILETAKTFKQVNERRIKKVPTLKGFTVVNMFNEPSTRTRSSFEIAEKRLSADSLNFGGSSTATVKGESLVDTVKTLCSYKIDCIVVRDRWAGVPRKIADVSGVSVIDAGDGKHQHPTQALLDLYSIWEEKGSFDNLHVGVVGDISHSRVCGSLIPALKIMGCEVTVIAPPTLLPARPDILGADHVTSNLDEALPELDVVYMLRIQRERFEGAPYPNLREYNLLYGLTEERDKLLKPDACVCHPGPINRGVELDSFMADHPKRSIILDQVYAGVLVRMAALYLLLGGSNDGIDA from the coding sequence ATGGCCTTCGATCACAAGCACCTCATCGACATCACGGAGTACTCCGCCGATGACATCATGACCATCCTGGAGACGGCTAAGACCTTCAAGCAGGTCAACGAGCGCCGCATCAAGAAGGTGCCGACGCTGAAGGGCTTCACCGTCGTGAACATGTTCAACGAGCCCTCCACCCGCACCCGCTCCTCCTTCGAGATCGCCGAGAAGCGCCTGTCGGCCGACTCGCTGAACTTCGGCGGCTCCTCTACGGCCACGGTGAAGGGCGAGAGCCTCGTGGACACCGTGAAGACGCTGTGCTCCTACAAGATCGACTGCATCGTGGTGCGCGACCGCTGGGCCGGCGTGCCCCGCAAGATCGCCGATGTGTCCGGCGTGTCGGTCATCGACGCCGGCGACGGCAAGCACCAGCATCCCACCCAGGCGCTGCTCGATCTGTACTCCATCTGGGAGGAGAAGGGCTCCTTCGACAACCTGCACGTGGGCGTCGTGGGCGACATCTCCCACTCCCGCGTGTGCGGCTCGCTTATCCCGGCGCTCAAGATCATGGGCTGCGAGGTGACGGTCATCGCGCCGCCGACGCTGCTGCCCGCGCGCCCCGACATCCTCGGCGCCGACCACGTGACGAGCAACCTGGACGAGGCGCTGCCGGAGCTGGACGTGGTGTACATGCTGCGCATCCAGCGCGAGCGCTTCGAGGGCGCGCCGTACCCGAACCTGCGCGAGTACAACCTGCTCTACGGACTCACCGAGGAGCGCGACAAGCTTCTGAAGCCCGATGCCTGCGTGTGCCACCCGGGCCCCATCAACCGCGGCGTGGAACTGGACAGCTTCATGGCCGACCACCCCAAGCGCTCCATCATCCTCGACCAAGTTTACGCCGGCGTCCTCGTGCGCATGGCCGCCCTGTACCTGCTCCTAGGAGGTAGCAACGATGGCATTGATGCTTAA
- the carB gene encoding carbamoyl-phosphate synthase large subunit: MPKREDIKSILVIGSGPIVIGQACEFDYSGAQACKVLREEGYRVVLVNSNPATIMTDPELADATYVEPITPAFVEKVIAKERPDACLPTLGGQTGLNTAVELAKSGVLERYGVELIGCDVDVIERGEDRKLFNECMADLGIEVSRAGYAYSVEDALRIAGELGFPVVLRPSFTMGGAGGGIARDEDELVRIVSQGLELSPAGEVLVEESIEGWKEYEMEVMRDAAGNGIIVCSIENLDPMGVHTGDSITVAPAQTLTDLEYQRMRAASLAVLERVGVATGGSNVQFAVHPETGRMVIIEMNPRVSRSSALASKATGFPIAKAAARLAVGYTLDDIVNDMTGTTPACFEPSIDYCVVKAPRFAFEKFQGADDTLTTRMKAVGEVMAVGRTFEEALGKALRSLETGRAGFGADGRGEEAALSDEELFAALSRPTAERIFLAAEALRRGMSAKELHERTAIDPFFCARMADMVAVQEALRGCALEDMDAEAFQMAKRYGLSDAEIAVLTGSDERTVRACRKILGVRPAFKTVDTCAAEFPTKTAYHYKTYDADESEVAAKERPRALILGAGPNRIGQGIEFDYCCVHASYALADAGYETIMVNCNPETVSTDYDTSDMLFFEPLTYDDVMDVIDATDPDGVVVTLGGQTPLKLARALEEAGVPIMGTSPDAIDLAEDRDRFAALLDSLDIAYPRSAMAAGLDEARAAAREIGYPLLVRPSYVLGGRGMGIVYDDAGLARYVAEATAVSPDHPVYLDKFLEGAVECDLDALCDGEDVYIGGILEHIEMAGIHSGDSACCLPPFSLSAKVQDEMASVARRIALALGVRGLVNIQFAVKDGVVYVIEANPRASRTVPFISKATGVPLAKLASRIMAGEKLAVLNLSEHFAKPGRYFVKEAVMPFGRFPGADALLGPEMRSTGEVMGIAESFPAAYMKTQMAIDYAEPEGGVAFISVNDQDKRAVAFIARELVRLGFSLLATEGTAAVLRASGVPCEVTGKIHEGASSVVDAIAAGEISLMINTPLGVATRDDGYELRRAAVRHGITYATTLAAAQALIAGMQAARAGELDVAPLQEL; this comes from the coding sequence ATGCCCAAGCGCGAGGACATCAAGAGCATTCTCGTTATCGGGAGCGGCCCCATCGTCATCGGCCAGGCCTGCGAGTTCGACTACTCCGGCGCCCAGGCCTGCAAGGTGCTGCGCGAGGAGGGATACCGGGTCGTTCTCGTAAACTCGAACCCGGCCACCATCATGACCGACCCGGAGCTGGCCGACGCCACCTACGTGGAGCCCATCACACCGGCCTTCGTGGAAAAGGTCATCGCGAAGGAGCGGCCCGATGCGTGCCTGCCCACCCTCGGCGGCCAGACGGGCCTGAACACGGCCGTGGAACTGGCCAAGTCCGGCGTGCTCGAGCGCTATGGCGTGGAGCTCATCGGCTGCGACGTGGACGTCATCGAGCGCGGCGAGGACCGCAAACTCTTCAACGAATGCATGGCCGACCTCGGCATCGAGGTCTCGCGGGCCGGCTACGCCTACTCCGTGGAAGACGCCCTGCGCATCGCCGGCGAGCTCGGGTTCCCCGTGGTACTGCGCCCGTCGTTCACCATGGGCGGCGCCGGCGGCGGCATCGCGCGCGACGAGGACGAGCTCGTCCGCATCGTCTCCCAGGGGCTGGAGCTTTCCCCGGCCGGCGAGGTGCTCGTGGAGGAGTCCATCGAGGGCTGGAAGGAATACGAGATGGAGGTCATGCGCGACGCGGCCGGCAACGGCATCATCGTTTGCTCCATCGAGAACCTGGATCCCATGGGCGTGCACACCGGCGACTCCATCACCGTGGCCCCGGCCCAAACCCTCACCGACCTGGAGTACCAGCGCATGCGCGCCGCGTCGCTGGCGGTGCTCGAGCGCGTGGGCGTGGCCACGGGCGGCTCCAACGTGCAGTTCGCCGTGCACCCCGAGACGGGCCGCATGGTCATCATCGAGATGAACCCCCGCGTGTCGCGCTCCTCGGCCTTGGCGTCGAAGGCCACGGGCTTTCCCATCGCGAAGGCGGCGGCGCGCCTGGCCGTGGGCTACACGCTCGACGACATCGTGAACGATATGACCGGCACCACGCCGGCCTGCTTCGAGCCCTCTATCGACTATTGTGTCGTGAAGGCCCCGCGCTTCGCCTTCGAGAAGTTCCAGGGGGCCGACGACACGCTGACCACCCGCATGAAGGCCGTCGGCGAGGTCATGGCCGTCGGGCGCACTTTCGAGGAGGCGCTGGGGAAGGCTCTGCGCTCCCTGGAGACGGGCCGCGCCGGTTTCGGGGCCGACGGGCGCGGGGAAGAGGCGGCGCTTTCCGACGAGGAGCTCTTCGCCGCGCTCTCGCGCCCCACGGCCGAGCGCATCTTCTTGGCAGCCGAGGCCCTGCGCCGGGGCATGAGCGCGAAAGAGCTGCACGAGCGCACGGCCATCGACCCGTTCTTCTGCGCGCGCATGGCCGATATGGTGGCCGTGCAGGAGGCCCTGCGCGGGTGCGCCTTGGAGGACATGGACGCCGAGGCCTTCCAAATGGCGAAGCGCTACGGGCTCTCCGACGCCGAGATCGCCGTGCTCACGGGGTCCGACGAGCGCACGGTGCGCGCGTGCCGCAAGATCCTCGGCGTGCGCCCGGCCTTCAAAACCGTGGACACCTGCGCGGCAGAGTTCCCCACGAAAACCGCCTACCACTACAAGACCTACGACGCCGACGAGTCCGAGGTGGCGGCCAAGGAGCGCCCGCGCGCCCTCATCCTGGGCGCGGGCCCCAACCGCATCGGCCAGGGCATCGAGTTCGACTACTGCTGCGTGCACGCCAGCTACGCGCTGGCCGACGCCGGGTACGAGACCATCATGGTGAACTGCAACCCCGAGACGGTCTCCACCGACTATGACACCTCCGACATGCTGTTCTTCGAGCCGCTCACCTACGATGACGTCATGGACGTCATCGACGCGACCGATCCCGACGGCGTCGTGGTCACCCTCGGCGGTCAGACGCCGCTGAAGCTGGCCCGTGCTTTGGAGGAGGCCGGGGTGCCCATCATGGGCACGAGCCCGGACGCCATCGATCTGGCCGAGGACCGCGACCGGTTCGCCGCGCTGCTCGATTCCCTCGACATCGCCTATCCGCGCTCGGCCATGGCCGCAGGGCTCGATGAGGCCCGCGCCGCCGCCCGCGAGATCGGCTACCCGCTGCTCGTGCGTCCCAGTTACGTGCTCGGCGGCCGAGGGATGGGCATCGTCTACGATGACGCGGGGCTCGCGCGCTACGTGGCCGAGGCGACCGCCGTTTCTCCAGATCACCCGGTCTACCTGGATAAGTTCCTCGAAGGTGCCGTAGAATGCGACCTGGACGCCCTGTGCGACGGCGAGGACGTGTACATCGGCGGCATTCTGGAGCACATCGAGATGGCCGGCATCCACTCGGGCGACTCGGCCTGCTGCCTGCCGCCCTTCTCGCTGTCGGCGAAGGTGCAGGACGAGATGGCGAGCGTCGCCCGTCGGATCGCGCTGGCCTTGGGCGTGCGCGGCCTGGTGAACATCCAGTTCGCCGTGAAAGACGGGGTCGTCTACGTCATTGAGGCCAACCCTCGGGCGAGCCGCACGGTGCCCTTCATCTCGAAGGCCACAGGCGTGCCCTTGGCGAAGCTCGCGAGCCGCATCATGGCGGGGGAGAAGCTGGCCGTGCTCAACCTTTCGGAGCATTTCGCGAAGCCGGGCCGCTACTTCGTGAAGGAGGCCGTCATGCCCTTCGGGCGGTTCCCGGGGGCCGACGCGCTACTGGGGCCGGAGATGCGCTCCACCGGCGAGGTCATGGGCATCGCGGAAAGTTTCCCGGCGGCCTATATGAAGACCCAGATGGCCATCGACTACGCCGAACCGGAGGGTGGCGTGGCCTTCATCTCCGTGAACGACCAGGACAAGCGCGCCGTGGCCTTCATCGCCCGAGAGCTTGTGCGCCTCGGCTTCTCGCTTCTGGCCACCGAGGGCACCGCGGCCGTGCTGCGCGCATCGGGCGTGCCCTGCGAGGTGACGGGCAAGATCCACGAGGGGGCAAGCTCGGTGGTGGACGCCATCGCCGCCGGCGAGATCTCGCTCATGATCAACACGCCGCTCGGCGTGGCCACCCGCGACGACGGCTACGAGCTGCGCCGCGCCGCCGTCCGCCACGGCATCACCTATGCCACCACCCTGGCCGCCGCCCAGGCCCTCATAGCCGGCATGCAAGCCGCCCGCGCCGGCGAGCTCGACGTCGCCCCCTTGCAGGAGCTGTAG